The following nucleotide sequence is from Pseudomonas sessilinigenes.
AGAAAGCTTTATCATGGCCGCCGAGTTATCCATCGAGGCCGTCATGAAGTTCGCCATCGCCCTGTTTTCCGCCGCCCATGCGCCCTCCTCGCGCCGCGCCCTGCTGTTCGCCCAGGCGGCGCTGGCCGGCGGACACGAGATCGTCCGGCTGTTTTTCTACCAGGACGGTGTGTACAACGCTGCCAACAGCATCGTCACACCCCAGGACGAGCAGGACTTGCCCCGGGAATGGCGCGAGTTCGTCCATCAGCACCAACTGGATGCCGTGGTATGCATCGCCGCGGCCCTGCGCCGGGGTACGCTCAATGCCGACGAGGCCCAGCGCTACCAGCGCACGGCGGTGAACATCGAGGCGCCCTGGGAGCTTTCCGGGCTCGGGCAGTTGCATGACGCGGTGCAGAGCGCCGACCGCCTGA
It contains:
- the tusD gene encoding sulfurtransferase complex subunit TusD: MKFAIALFSAAHAPSSRRALLFAQAALAGGHEIVRLFFYQDGVYNAANSIVTPQDEQDLPREWREFVHQHQLDAVVCIAAALRRGTLNADEAQRYQRTAVNIEAPWELSGLGQLHDAVQSADRLICFGGA